The Prochlorococcus marinus XMU1404 region TTCCTTAATTGACAATTTGACTTCAACTTTATGTACTTTTTGGTTCATTTATTATTGAATCTATTTCAAATCTTTTTGTAATGAACGTGGATTTCATTATTCATTAAATTCTTAATTGATTTTATTTCCCATAGTCTATTGAGATTAAAAATCTCATTGGTTTGTTCCGGAGGTATCCATGTATATCTCCCTCCAATAATTCGTGGAATTATTGTAATTTTTATATCTGTTATTAGATCCTCTTTTATAAATGAATTTATAAGTTTTGCACCTCCTAAAAGAGCAAGATCATTTATCCCTTGTTTTTTGAGTGAAATTAATGTTTTTCCCCATGAATCTTCGAAAAAGAGTTGTTTCTCGAAGTCATTATTAGAAGAATTATCAACTTTACTTGAGCTTATTAGCCATCTTCTAATTGGTTGTCGAAAGTATTTCCAATTACTGTTAAATTTTTTACTATTTGAAGCAATTATAGAAATTGGCTGGCTTTTTGATATCTTTACTTCGTTATTATCATTGAGATTTTTAATTAGGTAAGTTGATTGATGAGCTATTAAAGTACCTAAACCAAAAATAGTGGCATCAACCGTTGATAAGTTTTCATTTAACATTTTTTTATCATCTTCGCTTCCAAGATGTGATTCTCCGCCTCTAGGAAATGCAATTCTCCCATCAAGACTAGATGCTATAACAATTATTACTTTTGGGATACTCAAGTTTGTGAGACTAAACTATTTTCAAATGTCAACTTTAATGAATTAGTTAACTTTTGATCAACATAAATTTCTGCAGCATTATTTGGACTCTCTTGGAGTCTTATTTTGTGTAATGTTGCACCAAGTTTATTTATTGGTTTTTTAAGAATATCAGAAATATACAAAGCTATATTTTCAGCAGTTGGAACACAATTATGGAAAAATTCGATGTCTTTATTTAGAAAAGTATGATCTAGTTGTTCAACAACCAAATCATTAATTATCTCTTGGAGGGAAGATAAGTCGCAAACCATTCCTGTTCTTTTATCAATTTCTCCTTTTACAGTTATGTCGACAAGATAGTTATGACCATGTCCATTAACTCTGGCACATTTCCCATAGATTTTTTTATTTTCATCAAAGGATATCTCTTCTTTTGCAAGTCTGTGAGCGGCTGCAAAATGAGTTTGAACTGTTAAAAATGCTTCCATGTTTTTTCCAAAATAATCTGCCCATAAATTTGGGTTTTCATAAAGCCTTAGACTTGTAAGAGGTAAATCATCCTTTAGACGACTCCAAATGACCTTTACTAATGCTTCAGTTGTGGGAAGTATGCCCTCTTGATCATTAACATTAAATTCAGGCCAGACATCATTTAAAAAACGAAAATCTAATTGTCCAGTAACCTTATCTTTAATAGAGTGTTTTACATCAGAGAGATTAAGTACCATTCCATCAGAGTCTAGTTCTCCACCCATTGAAACAATAAGTTCATAGTTATGACCATGACCTGGAGCAATACTGCACTTTCCAAAAAGAGATAAATTTTCTTCTGGGCTTTTTTCAGGAAGCCAATAACGGTGACTAGAACTAAAGCAGGCACGTCTAGTTATGACGCATTCACGTCCTTTTCCATGTGATGGTTTGGATTGTGTAGAAGTCATACCTATCTGCGATAATACTATCTTAAGGTTTTAAATACGCTTTTGTCTTTATGGAACAATCCATTATCGAAAAAACAGTTCATACTATCAAGGGCAGAAGCATATTTTTAATAGGAATGATGGGTTCTGGTAAGTCAAAAACTGGTTTGAAGCTGGCTGAATTATTGAAGTATAAATATATTGATTTGGATTCATTAATAGAGAAGTTGGCGAAAAAATCTATCTATCAAATTTTTAAAGATGAAGGAGAAGATAATTTCCGTGAATTAGAAGCAAACTGCCTTAAAGAAACTATCAAAATTCCTTCATTAGTAATCTCAACTGGAGGAGGAATAGTTACCAAATCAGAAAACTGGGGAATCTTGAGACAGGGAATTATTGTTTGGATAGATCTCGACAAAGATATAGCAATTGAAAGATTGAAAAATGAAATTGAAAAAAGGCCACTACTTCAGGGAAGGAATCTTAGTGATTTATATATGAGCATTTTTCAATCTAGAAAAAATTTGTATTCTCAAGCAGATTTAAGAATTCAGGTAAAAGGGGA contains the following coding sequences:
- a CDS encoding dihydrofolate reductase family protein, with protein sequence MSIPKVIIVIASSLDGRIAFPRGGESHLGSEDDKKMLNENLSTVDATIFGLGTLIAHQSTYLIKNLNDNNEVKISKSQPISIIASNSKKFNSNWKYFRQPIRRWLISSSKVDNSSNNDFEKQLFFEDSWGKTLISLKKQGINDLALLGGAKLINSFIKEDLITDIKITIIPRIIGGRYTWIPPEQTNEIFNLNRLWEIKSIKNLMNNEIHVHYKKI
- a CDS encoding 6-pyruvoyl trahydropterin synthase family protein; the protein is MTSTQSKPSHGKGRECVITRRACFSSSHRYWLPEKSPEENLSLFGKCSIAPGHGHNYELIVSMGGELDSDGMVLNLSDVKHSIKDKVTGQLDFRFLNDVWPEFNVNDQEGILPTTEALVKVIWSRLKDDLPLTSLRLYENPNLWADYFGKNMEAFLTVQTHFAAAHRLAKEEISFDENKKIYGKCARVNGHGHNYLVDITVKGEIDKRTGMVCDLSSLQEIINDLVVEQLDHTFLNKDIEFFHNCVPTAENIALYISDILKKPINKLGATLHKIRLQESPNNAAEIYVDQKLTNSLKLTFENSLVSQT
- a CDS encoding shikimate kinase; the encoded protein is MEQSIIEKTVHTIKGRSIFLIGMMGSGKSKTGLKLAELLKYKYIDLDSLIEKLAKKSIYQIFKDEGEDNFRELEANCLKETIKIPSLVISTGGGIVTKSENWGILRQGIIVWIDLDKDIAIERLKNEIEKRPLLQGRNLSDLYMSIFQSRKNLYSQADLRIQVKGENIEEVAMKIINKIHKEIIS